From Numida meleagris isolate 19003 breed g44 Domestic line chromosome 4, NumMel1.0, whole genome shotgun sequence, the proteins below share one genomic window:
- the PRMT9 gene encoding putative protein arginine N-methyltransferase 9 isoform X2, with translation MAVECKEIRRHHRVGTQEIAGVRLSHSVKFFSPTYAFADAEETVEPYTTEKLSRIPGGYVPLTEPFQIMTVDFNNLQELKSLAHRKSWKLSQPVTEGGILDAIVVWFVLQLDDEHALSTSPSEETCWEQAVYPVQGLPDYSVKAGNTVMMEACCQDCYLKIQKISFLTSECGMDCSDREDTLSLGNEAELCDALASLQTTSEQDGKGHICVLESTEIALLNNTPYHECFRAAMGKVLSSLNPSKDLESMDIDRHDGGVSLQESQIKSSLDVVPDPLYILDVSEGFSILPIIAGKLGPVKAYSSIEKEQHQAVLNVISEANNFPKETVEFWLSHLEDENVVLQRPKSDKLWSIIILDVIETSGLIQQEVMEKAAISRCLLQSGGKIFPQYVLVYGMLVESQSLLLESAVQGTEPTLGFNIAPFINQFKVPVCVYLDLATLPCLPLSKPAELLRLDLMNPLLNSASREVKVQICKSGQVTAIPFWYHIHLDEEHSLNTSDEFSHWKQAAVVLDKPLHVQVGDELVLDVQHHKSNISITVKQ, from the exons ATGGCAGTGGAATGCAAAGAGATACGTAGACATCACAG AGTGGGAACACAAGAAATCGCTGGTGTACGCTTGTCACATTCTGTGAAGTTCTTCAGTCCGACGTACGCTTTTGCTGATGCAGAGGAAACTGTTGAACCTTACACCACTGAGAAGCTCAGTCGAATTCCTGGAGGTTACGTACCTCTGACAGAACCCTTTCAAATAATGACAGTGGATTTCAACAACCTGCAg GAGCTAAAGAGCCTTGCACATAGAAAGTCCTGGAAGCTCAGCCAGCCAGTCACTGAAGGAGGAATACTAGATGCTATTGTGGTATGGTTTGTACTACAGCTTGATGATGAGCACGCTCTATCTACAAGTCCCAGTGAGGAAACTTGCTGGGAACAGGCAGTCTATCCTGTGCAAGGCCTCCCTG ATTATTCTGTGAAGGCTGGAAATACTGTGATGATGGAAGCTTGCTGCCAAGACTGCTACCTGAAGATccagaaaatttcttttttaacttcgGAGTGTGGGATGGACTGCAGTGACAGAGAAGACACGCTGAGTTTGGGCAATGAGGCTGAATTATGTGATGCTCTGGCTAGTCTTCAGACGACTAGTGAACAGGATGGCAAAGGTCACATATGTGTGTTGGAATCCACAGAAATAGCCCTGCTGAACAATACACCATACCATGAATGCTTCAGAgctgccatgggcaaggttcTGTCATCATTAAATCCAAGTAAGGACTTGGAGTCCATGGATATTGACAGACATGACGGTGGGGTGAGCCTCCAAGAAAGCCAGATCAAGAGCTCTTTAGATGTGGTTCCTGATCCTTTGTACATACTAGATGTATCTGAAGGCTTCTCCATCCTGCCAATTATAGCAGGCAAACTTGGACCAGTTAAAGCCTACAGCTCTATTGAGAAAGAACAGCATCAGGCAGTCCTTAATGTAATTTCTGAAGCTAATAATTTCCCTAAGGAAACTGTAGAATTTTGGCTTAGCCACTTAGAAGATGAAAATGTGGTGCTGCAGAGACCCAAATCAGATAAATTATGgagtattattattttggatGTTATAGAGACATCTGGTTTAATCCAGCAGGAGGTTATGGAAAAGGCTGCAATATCCAG ATGTTTACTTCAGAGTGGAGGGAAGATATTTCCACAGTACGTGTTGGTATATGGGATGCTTGTAGAATCACAGTCCCTGTTACTGGAGAGTGCTGTTCAAGGAACAGAACCAACCCTTGGGTTTAATATAGCCCCTTTTATCAACCAGTTCAAG GTACCTGTTTGTGTTTATTTGGATCTCGCTACGTTACCATGTCTGCCTTTGAGTAAGCCAGCAGAACTGTTAAGGCTAGATCTCATGAATCCTCTGTTAAACAGTGCTAGCAGAGAGGTGAAG gTACAAATTTGTAAGTCTGGCCAAGTCACTGCAATTCCCTTCTGGTATCACATACACCTAGATGAAGAGCATAGTTTGAATACATCCGATGAGTTCTCGCACTGGAAACAAGCTGCAGTTGTTCTTGATAAGCCTCTCCACGTTCAGGTTGGAGATGAACTTGTGCTTGATGTTCAGCACCATAAAAGCAATATTAGCATCACAGTTAAACAGTGA
- the PRMT9 gene encoding putative protein arginine N-methyltransferase 9 isoform X1 produces the protein MSNSNAKFRRSHRGAQEAGRRELISRSLQSAAHCLEDQDYGTAYAHYLLVLNLAPELKTSVKETFQFTLFKWAEELDSLARIQDLFNCYEQALELYPNDEVICNSMGEHLFRMGFRDEAAGYFYKAVKLNPDFADAKENFYRVANWLVERWHFIMLNDAKRNLAYLKAIENAVCSGCKSVLDIGTGTGILSMFAKKAGASSVFACELSKTMYELACDVVAANNMDGEIKLLHLKSLDIEIPKHIPERVSLVVTETVDAGLFGEGIVESLIHAWEHLLLQPKPKNQDVNAEDYGRVIPASATVFGMAVECKEIRRHHRVGTQEIAGVRLSHSVKFFSPTYAFADAEETVEPYTTEKLSRIPGGYVPLTEPFQIMTVDFNNLQELKSLAHRKSWKLSQPVTEGGILDAIVVWFVLQLDDEHALSTSPSEETCWEQAVYPVQGLPDYSVKAGNTVMMEACCQDCYLKIQKISFLTSECGMDCSDREDTLSLGNEAELCDALASLQTTSEQDGKGHICVLESTEIALLNNTPYHECFRAAMGKVLSSLNPSKDLESMDIDRHDGGVSLQESQIKSSLDVVPDPLYILDVSEGFSILPIIAGKLGPVKAYSSIEKEQHQAVLNVISEANNFPKETVEFWLSHLEDENVVLQRPKSDKLWSIIILDVIETSGLIQQEVMEKAAISRCLLQSGGKIFPQYVLVYGMLVESQSLLLESAVQGTEPTLGFNIAPFINQFKVPVCVYLDLATLPCLPLSKPAELLRLDLMNPLLNSASREVKVQICKSGQVTAIPFWYHIHLDEEHSLNTSDEFSHWKQAAVVLDKPLHVQVGDELVLDVQHHKSNISITVKQ, from the exons ATGTCCAACTCGAATGCAAAGTTCCGTCGTAGTCACCGAGGTGCTCAGGAAGCTGGCAGGCGGGAGCTCATTTCCAGATCTTTGCAGAGTGCTGCGCATTGCTTGGAGGACCAGGATTACGGAACTGCATATGCTCATTATCTCCTGGTACTAAATCTAGCTCCAGAGTTAAAAACCAGTGTGAAA gaaacatttcagttcaCTCTCTTTAAATGGGCAGAAGAGCTGGATTCTCTAGCGCGAATTCAGGATCTATTTAACTGTTATGAACAGGCACTTGAGTTGTATCCAAATGATGAAGTGATATGTAACAGTATGGGAGAACATCTTTTCAG aATGGGCTTTAGAGATGAAGCAGCTGGGTATTTTTACAAAGCAGTGAAGCTTAACCCAGATTTTGCTGATGCAAAGGAGAATTTCTACCGTGTTGCTAACTGGCTTGTGGAACGTTGGCACTTCATCATGCTCAACGATGCCAAGAGGAATCTTGCGTACCTAAAAGCAATAGAGAATGCTGTCTGCTCAGGGTGCAAGTCTGTCCTTGATATTGGAACAGGAACAGGAATATTGAG TATGTTTGCAAAGAAGGCAGGAGCATCTTCTGTCTTTGCCTGTGAATTGTCGAAAACCATGTATGAACTTGCCTGTGATGTGGTGGCGGCAAATAACATGGACGGGGAAATCAAGCTTCTACACTTGAAGTCACTTGATATAGAAATTCCAAAGCACATACCAGAAAG AGTTTCCTTAGTTGTCACAGAAACCGTTGATGCTGGTTTATTTGGAGAAGGGATTGTGGAGAGCTTGATACATGCTTGGGAGCATCTACTTTTACAGCCAAAG CCAAAAAATCAAGATGTCAATGCTGAAGACTATGGGCGAGTTATTCCTGCAAGTGCTACAGTATTTGGAATGGCAGTGGAATGCAAAGAGATACGTAGACATCACAG AGTGGGAACACAAGAAATCGCTGGTGTACGCTTGTCACATTCTGTGAAGTTCTTCAGTCCGACGTACGCTTTTGCTGATGCAGAGGAAACTGTTGAACCTTACACCACTGAGAAGCTCAGTCGAATTCCTGGAGGTTACGTACCTCTGACAGAACCCTTTCAAATAATGACAGTGGATTTCAACAACCTGCAg GAGCTAAAGAGCCTTGCACATAGAAAGTCCTGGAAGCTCAGCCAGCCAGTCACTGAAGGAGGAATACTAGATGCTATTGTGGTATGGTTTGTACTACAGCTTGATGATGAGCACGCTCTATCTACAAGTCCCAGTGAGGAAACTTGCTGGGAACAGGCAGTCTATCCTGTGCAAGGCCTCCCTG ATTATTCTGTGAAGGCTGGAAATACTGTGATGATGGAAGCTTGCTGCCAAGACTGCTACCTGAAGATccagaaaatttcttttttaacttcgGAGTGTGGGATGGACTGCAGTGACAGAGAAGACACGCTGAGTTTGGGCAATGAGGCTGAATTATGTGATGCTCTGGCTAGTCTTCAGACGACTAGTGAACAGGATGGCAAAGGTCACATATGTGTGTTGGAATCCACAGAAATAGCCCTGCTGAACAATACACCATACCATGAATGCTTCAGAgctgccatgggcaaggttcTGTCATCATTAAATCCAAGTAAGGACTTGGAGTCCATGGATATTGACAGACATGACGGTGGGGTGAGCCTCCAAGAAAGCCAGATCAAGAGCTCTTTAGATGTGGTTCCTGATCCTTTGTACATACTAGATGTATCTGAAGGCTTCTCCATCCTGCCAATTATAGCAGGCAAACTTGGACCAGTTAAAGCCTACAGCTCTATTGAGAAAGAACAGCATCAGGCAGTCCTTAATGTAATTTCTGAAGCTAATAATTTCCCTAAGGAAACTGTAGAATTTTGGCTTAGCCACTTAGAAGATGAAAATGTGGTGCTGCAGAGACCCAAATCAGATAAATTATGgagtattattattttggatGTTATAGAGACATCTGGTTTAATCCAGCAGGAGGTTATGGAAAAGGCTGCAATATCCAG ATGTTTACTTCAGAGTGGAGGGAAGATATTTCCACAGTACGTGTTGGTATATGGGATGCTTGTAGAATCACAGTCCCTGTTACTGGAGAGTGCTGTTCAAGGAACAGAACCAACCCTTGGGTTTAATATAGCCCCTTTTATCAACCAGTTCAAG GTACCTGTTTGTGTTTATTTGGATCTCGCTACGTTACCATGTCTGCCTTTGAGTAAGCCAGCAGAACTGTTAAGGCTAGATCTCATGAATCCTCTGTTAAACAGTGCTAGCAGAGAGGTGAAG gTACAAATTTGTAAGTCTGGCCAAGTCACTGCAATTCCCTTCTGGTATCACATACACCTAGATGAAGAGCATAGTTTGAATACATCCGATGAGTTCTCGCACTGGAAACAAGCTGCAGTTGTTCTTGATAAGCCTCTCCACGTTCAGGTTGGAGATGAACTTGTGCTTGATGTTCAGCACCATAAAAGCAATATTAGCATCACAGTTAAACAGTGA